From Pagrus major chromosome 2, Pma_NU_1.0, one genomic window encodes:
- the rtn4rl1b gene encoding reticulon-4 receptor-like 1b: SAGCGLEFLLVLCGLELSWSCPRHCICYTAPSTVSCQAHNFLSVPEGIPPDSERIFLQNNKIHRLLRGHFSSDLVTLWIYSNNITYIEPSTFHGFTVLEELDLGDNRHLRSLAEDTFHGLSRLNALHLYRCGLSSLPNNIFQGLRNLQYLYLQENHLKFLQDDTFMDLHNLSHLFLHGNRLWSINQNTFRGLRALDRLLLHQNQIEWVDRLAFHDLKRLTTLYLFNNSLIQLSGQCLDTLPALEYLRLNDNPWSCDCKALSLWEWLKRFRGSTSSVGCHAPADLVGKDLKELRKEDFPNCSPTVPNSESRAQTNNLSGTVNPSMNRGVVVGSGGQTHIVHPSRPGRPRNCTKPRNRVSKGKGDNEVHHSKEVMADKEDSSPDFTDGGKHDHTSPDGTVTRRKHKCTPRTTVRPPSGVQQANNRATSSQSLLHVFALFVALVTTNIDYILR, from the exons TCTGCAGGCTGCGGGCTGGAGTTCCTGCTGGTTCTCTGTGGGCTCGAGTTGTCCTGGTCCTGCCCCCGTCACTGTATCTGCTACACCGCGCCCAGCACCGTCTCCTGCCAAGCCCACAACTTCCTGTCGGTCCCCGAAGGCATTCCTCCTGACAGCGAGCGCATCTTCTTACAGAACAATAAGATCCATCGCTTACTCCGGGGCCACTTCAGCTCCGACCTGGTCACTCTCTGGATCTACTCCAATAACATCACATACATCGAGCCCTCCACCTTCCACGGCTTCACGGTGCTCGAGGAGCTGGATCTGGGAGACAACCGCCACCTGCGCTCCTTGGCTGAAGACACCTTTCACGGGCTGAGTCGGCTCAATGCGCTACACCTCTACCGTTGTGGGCTCAGTTCACTTCCTAATAACATCTTCCAAGGCCTCAGAAACCTGCAGTATCTCTACTTGCAG GAGAATCATCTGAAGTTCCTGCAGGATGACACATTCATGGACCTCCACAACCTGAGCCACCTGTTCCTGCATGGAAACCGCCTGTGGAGCATTAACCAGAACACATTCAGAGGCCTCCGAGCTTTGGACCGACTGCTTCTGCACCAGAACCAGATTGAGTGGGTCGACCGCCTGGCCTTCCATGACCTGAAACGTCTCACCACCCTCTACCTGTTCAACAACTCTCTGATACAGCTGTCCGGACAGTGCCTGGACACGCTGCCCGCCTTGGAATACCTGCGCCTCAACGACAACCCCTGGTCGTGTGACTGCAAGGCCTTGTCGCTATGGGAATGGTTGAAACGTTTCCGAGGTTCGACGTCTTCAGTGGGTTGTCATGCCCCGGCTGATTTGGTTGGGAAAGACCTCAAGGAGCTGCGCAAGGAGGACTTCCCAAACTGTTCACCAACTGTTCCTAACTCGGAGTCCAGAGCCCAGACTAACAATTTATCTGGCACGGTGAATCCGTCTATGAATCGTGGAGTAGTGGTGGGCTCTGGAGGGCAGACCCACATAGTGCACCCCTCGAGGCCTGGCCGACCTCGGAACTGCACAAAGCCTCGTAACAGGGTGAGCAAGGGGAAGGGTGACAATGAAGTTCACCACTCGAAGGAGGTCATGGCAGACAAGGAGGATTCCTCCCCAGATTTCACAGACGGTGGGAAACATGACCACACGTCTCCGGACGGCACCGTCACACGGAGGAAGCACAAGTGCACTCCCCGGACCACTGTTCGTCCCCCAAGTGGGGTTCAGCAAGCCAACAATAGGGCAACCTCATCCCAGTCCTTACTACATGTCTTTGCCCTCTTTGTGGCCTTGGTAACGACAAATATTGACTACATCCTCCGTTGA